The following are from one region of the Bacteroidales bacterium genome:
- a CDS encoding DUF4143 domain-containing protein produces MVGYTLYPFSYTELNNETYNLTEILFTSDFYKYFENIEAPNYDTISKRLITGSFPEIQSINIDMHKKWFANYLKARINKDIHSLTEHSLRKADKIPGLLKLLSIQSSDLLNVSNLSNKLKISFATAENYIFLLEAMFIIERLKPYDKNIGKQVKKMSKLYFTDTGFISHLSKISKDKLLTDRQLFGQLLENYIYNELKKSISFSEKDFEIYYFRDNKTFEVDFIIENEKKEIICIEVKSAQNITNNDLKGLRSFKRNYEKNIKAMYIFYGGNDISALKIDEFPLYLLPYSYFF; encoded by the coding sequence ATGGTTGGATATACACTTTATCCATTTTCTTATACAGAATTAAATAATGAAACTTATAATCTAACGGAAATATTATTCACATCAGATTTTTATAAGTATTTTGAAAATATTGAAGCTCCAAATTATGATACTATATCTAAAAGATTAATTACGGGCAGCTTTCCGGAAATTCAATCAATTAATATTGATATGCACAAAAAATGGTTCGCAAATTATTTAAAAGCAAGAATTAATAAAGATATCCACAGTCTGACAGAACATAGTTTACGAAAAGCAGATAAAATTCCCGGATTATTGAAACTATTGTCTATACAATCATCTGATTTACTTAATGTAAGCAATCTGTCAAATAAATTAAAAATTAGTTTTGCCACAGCAGAAAACTACATTTTTTTACTTGAAGCCATGTTTATAATTGAAAGATTAAAACCTTATGATAAAAATATCGGCAAACAAGTGAAGAAAATGAGCAAGTTATATTTTACAGATACCGGTTTTATCAGTCATTTATCAAAAATTTCAAAAGATAAACTATTAACAGACAGACAACTATTCGGACAATTGCTTGAAAATTATATATATAATGAATTAAAGAAAAGTATTTCTTTTTCAGAGAAGGATTTTGAAATATATTATTTCAGAGACAATAAAACTTTTGAAGTTGATTTTATTATTGAAAATGAAAAGAAAGAAATAATTTGTATTGAAGTAAAAAGTGCACAAAACATTACAAATAATGATTTAAAAGGATTACGAAGTTTTAAACGAAATTATGAAAAAAATATAAAAGCAATGTATATTTTTTATGGAGGCAATGACATTTCAGCACTTAAAATTGATGAATTTCCACTCTATTTATTGCCATACAGCTATTTTTTTTAA
- a CDS encoding T9SS type A sorting domain-containing protein has protein sequence MKTILILLFNLFIAINIFAIDPPPQSLPANSSVDVNSKISLTISEQVSGAVYYDFQADTSSGFDSPALIEHTIDAGFWGKSFENLHFNKKYYWRVRSRNAIPDTSIWSVTWNFTVMNTITQSSPTNGATDQNPQTAVFINKRTGIDFYDYQIDTSANFNSPLLEEYSHDDTFSGKSLYDLRFGQKYYWRARGRHAVDTSEWTETWNFTIINTITQSSPTNGATNQNPQTAVYINKKTGIDFYDYQIDTSANFNSPLLEEYSHDDTFSGKSLYDLRFGQKYYWRARGRHAVDTSEWTETWNFTIINTITQSSPTNGATNQNPQTAVYINPKTGIDFYDYQVDTSANFNSPLLEEHSHDDTFSGKALYNLRFGQKYYWRARGRHAVDTTEWTEAWNFTVKETLTLASPNNGDDVWTGMFINWNSMVSVNSYQYQVDTVNTFDSDVLIEGQKDYINSSSSNADTEQYLSDTLFFGQTYYWRVRAIHDNDTCEWASRTFNTRDYVTLNTPTNESLNINTSGIGLDWNSHCGVAFYDLEFDKTNQFNSVDLQQISTVYINSSNINADTYHHTGILDENTIYFWRVRARNAVDTCAWTTRWFSTGNDPLYLPEIPILLSPANSAVNQPTDITFDWEDAANATEYFIEYADNPEFTASIQNTSAVSEYPVSGLTLDQTYYWRVYSSDGTNISEWSEIWSFTTGLEPLDAPVLVSPADGSTDQLTELTLDWNSVSGATSYEYQYSTDITFTTYENGTTSNTEILISSLDFGTQYFWRVQATDGSQFSEWSEIWNFTTETESLDAPVLISPSNGSTDQLTELTLDWNSVSGATSYEYQYSTDITFSTYESGTTSNTEVMISGLEYETEYFWRVQATDGSLFSEWSEVWSFTTETESLDAPALISPVNGAVNQLTELTLDWNSVTEATSYEYQYSTDIAFSTYESGTTSNTEVIISELEYETEYFWRVQATDGIQFSEWSEVWSFTTETESLDAPVLISPVNGAVNQLIELTLDWNSVSEATSYEYQYSTDIAFSTYENGTTSNTEVMISGLEYETEYFWRVQATDGSLFSEWSEVWSFTTEPEIFVNSITEKDIKIFPNPVNGLLYINSSLNIKGVSVYNITGKKMFEENIIKCNYILNTSDYPEGVYIINLIFENKQISKKLIVKH, from the coding sequence ATGAAAACTATTTTAATTTTATTATTCAATTTATTTATTGCAATTAATATTTTTGCAATAGATCCTCCGCCTCAAAGTTTACCTGCGAATAGCTCTGTCGATGTAAACTCGAAAATTTCTTTAACAATTAGCGAACAAGTATCCGGAGCTGTTTATTATGATTTTCAGGCAGATACATCTTCCGGCTTTGATTCTCCCGCGTTAATAGAACATACAATTGATGCAGGTTTTTGGGGTAAGAGTTTTGAAAATTTACATTTTAATAAAAAATATTACTGGCGAGTCAGATCAAGAAATGCAATACCTGATACATCAATATGGTCTGTAACTTGGAATTTTACGGTTATGAATACTATAACTCAAAGTTCTCCGACAAACGGTGCGACAGACCAAAATCCGCAAACTGCTGTTTTTATCAATAAAAGGACAGGAATAGATTTTTACGATTATCAAATAGATACTTCGGCAAATTTTAACTCTCCCTTATTAGAAGAATATTCACATGATGATACTTTTAGCGGTAAAAGTTTATACGACCTGCGTTTCGGGCAAAAATATTATTGGCGTGCAAGAGGACGACATGCAGTTGATACTTCTGAATGGACAGAGACTTGGAATTTTACAATTATAAATACAATTACTCAAAGTTCACCAACAAACGGAGCAACAAATCAAAACCCGCAAACAGCTGTTTATATTAATAAAAAAACAGGAATAGATTTTTACGATTATCAAATAGATACTTCGGCAAATTTTAACTCTCCCTTATTAGAAGAATATTCACATGATGATACTTTTAGCGGTAAAAGTTTATACGACCTGCGTTTCGGGCAAAAATATTATTGGCGTGCAAGAGGACGACATGCAGTTGATACTTCTGAATGGACAGAGACTTGGAATTTTACAATTATAAATACAATTACTCAAAGTTCACCAACAAACGGAGCAACAAATCAAAACCCGCAAACAGCTGTTTATATTAATCCAAAAACAGGAATAGACTTTTATGATTATCAAGTGGATACTTCGGCAAATTTTAATTCACCTCTGCTTGAAGAACATTCTCATGATGATACTTTCAGCGGTAAAGCTTTATACAACCTTCGTTTCGGGCAAAAATATTATTGGCGAGCAAGAGGACGACATGCAGTTGATACTACAGAATGGACAGAAGCATGGAATTTTACGGTTAAAGAAACTCTTACATTAGCGTCTCCGAATAACGGTGATGATGTATGGACAGGGATGTTTATCAATTGGAATTCAATGGTTAGTGTAAATTCATATCAATATCAAGTTGATACTGTAAATACCTTTGATTCAGATGTTTTAATTGAAGGGCAAAAAGATTATATTAATTCATCAAGTTCAAATGCTGATACTGAACAATATCTGTCAGACACTCTGTTTTTTGGTCAAACCTATTACTGGCGAGTTCGTGCAATACATGATAATGATACTTGCGAATGGGCATCAAGAACATTTAATACAAGAGATTATGTAACTTTAAATACCCCGACAAACGAGTCTTTGAATATCAACACAAGCGGAATTGGTTTAGATTGGAACTCGCATTGCGGAGTTGCTTTTTATGATTTAGAATTTGACAAAACTAATCAATTTAATTCTGTTGATTTACAACAAATATCAACAGTCTATATTAATTCTTCTAATATTAATGCCGATACTTATCATCATACAGGAATTTTAGATGAAAATACAATATATTTTTGGAGAGTCAGAGCAAGAAATGCTGTTGATACTTGTGCTTGGACAACAAGATGGTTCAGTACAGGTAACGATCCACTTTATTTACCTGAAATTCCAATTTTATTAAGTCCTGCAAACAGTGCAGTTAATCAACCGACTGATATTACTTTTGACTGGGAAGATGCTGCAAATGCTACAGAATATTTTATTGAATATGCTGATAATCCGGAATTTACTGCTTCAATTCAAAATACAAGTGCTGTATCAGAATATCCGGTTTCAGGATTAACATTAGATCAAACTTATTACTGGCGAGTTTATTCTTCTGACGGAACAAATATTTCGGAATGGTCAGAAATTTGGAGTTTTACAACAGGATTAGAACCTTTGGATGCTCCTGTGTTAGTAAGCCCTGCAGACGGTTCAACTGATCAATTAACTGAACTAACATTAGATTGGAATTCAGTTTCCGGAGCAACAAGTTACGAGTATCAATACAGTACGGATATCACTTTTACAACTTATGAAAACGGAACAACTTCAAATACAGAAATATTGATATCAAGTTTAGATTTCGGTACACAATATTTTTGGAGAGTTCAAGCAACTGACGGCAGTCAATTTTCGGAATGGAGCGAAATTTGGAATTTTACAACGGAAACGGAATCTTTAGATGCCCCTGTATTAATAAGTCCTTCAAACGGTTCAACTGATCAATTAACTGAACTTACATTAGATTGGAATTCAGTTTCCGGAGCAACAAGTTATGAGTATCAATACAGTACGGATATCACTTTTTCAACATATGAAAGCGGAACAACTTCAAATACAGAAGTTATGATTTCAGGATTGGAATATGAAACTGAATATTTCTGGAGAGTTCAAGCTACTGACGGCAGTCTGTTTTCAGAATGGAGTGAAGTTTGGAGTTTTACAACGGAAACGGAATCTTTAGATGCTCCCGCTCTGATCAGCCCTGTTAACGGTGCTGTAAATCAACTAACAGAACTTACACTTGATTGGAATTCAGTTACCGAAGCAACAAGCTATGAATATCAATACAGTACTGATATTGCTTTTTCAACTTATGAAAGCGGAACAACTTCAAATACAGAAGTTATAATTTCAGAATTGGAATATGAAACTGAATATTTCTGGAGAGTTCAAGCTACTGACGGCATTCAATTTTCAGAATGGAGTGAAGTCTGGAGTTTTACAACGGAAACGGAATCTTTAGATGCTCCCGTTCTGATCAGCCCTGTAAACGGTGCTGTAAATCAACTAATTGAACTTACACTTGATTGGAATTCAGTTTCCGAAGCAACAAGTTATGAATATCAATACAGTACTGATATTGCTTTTTCAACTTATGAAAACGGAACAACTTCAAATACAGAAGTTATGATTTCAGGATTGGAATATGAAACTGAATATTTCTGGAGAGTTCAAGCTACTGACGGCAGTCTGTTTTCAGAATGGAGTGAAGTCTGGAGTTTTACAACTGAACCGGAAATATTTGTTAATTCGATAACTGAAAAAGATATTAAAATTTTTCCTAATCCTGTTAACGGTCTTTTATATATAAATTCAAGCTTAAATATTAAAGGCGTTTCTGTTTATAATATTACCGGAAAGAAAATGTTTGAGGAAAATATTATAAAATGCAACTATATTCTTAACACATCTGATTATCCGGAAGGAGTTTATATTATCAATCTAATATTTGAAAACAAACAAATTTCAAAGAAACTCATAGTAAAACATTGA
- a CDS encoding Ig-like domain-containing protein — MKNLIFSLFIITAVSVMFSSCKKDKDTDPDNILKNNYVLVIENGAQSIELDNNSKSNQNVIYTAALVDQDGNVTHNFDVTWSSSDSDILTIAANGSITVKTAGSVTITASVTVEDVTFTASVPLAIQMPSLFVVAPSAILYEKGGELQLEAVYFSTSSQSPSYTYSSNNTSVASVNSTGLVSFVGEGSCVITVTANLDGNPAFYVPVVVFELPEVVLPVTYVKLNKNSVNLLKDETDQLTAKAYNLDGEVTGKTFEWSSSNSNIADVDQTGKITPVSPGITYVRATCEGMFDQAEVTVYPDTMVFVTPIYAEIAQGSSYQFTAKAYKASRTFPLEEYNVNLSWMIPDFGPGFEMFDIGTVDNTGLVTVKNDALIGMMGFVFAYDPNNLNSVGASMVMVKFDY, encoded by the coding sequence ATGAAAAATTTAATTTTTTCGCTGTTTATAATAACAGCTGTTAGTGTAATGTTCTCGTCTTGTAAAAAAGATAAAGATACAGACCCGGACAATATTCTAAAAAATAATTATGTGCTTGTAATTGAAAACGGTGCACAATCAATTGAATTGGATAATAATTCAAAAAGCAATCAAAATGTTATATATACGGCAGCATTAGTTGATCAAGACGGAAATGTAACTCACAATTTTGACGTAACTTGGAGTTCTTCAGACAGTGATATTCTTACAATTGCAGCAAACGGCAGTATTACAGTTAAAACTGCCGGTTCTGTTACAATTACGGCATCTGTAACTGTTGAAGATGTAACATTTACTGCATCAGTACCTCTCGCTATTCAAATGCCAAGTCTTTTTGTTGTAGCTCCGTCTGCAATTCTGTATGAAAAAGGCGGTGAGTTGCAACTTGAAGCTGTTTATTTCTCAACAAGCAGTCAATCGCCTTCATACACATATTCATCAAACAATACATCAGTTGCATCAGTTAATTCAACAGGCTTAGTTTCGTTTGTAGGCGAAGGCAGTTGCGTTATTACCGTAACTGCAAATCTTGACGGAAATCCTGCTTTTTACGTTCCTGTTGTTGTTTTTGAACTTCCTGAAGTCGTGCTTCCTGTAACTTACGTTAAATTGAACAAAAATTCTGTTAATTTACTCAAAGATGAAACAGATCAATTAACTGCTAAAGCCTATAATCTTGACGGAGAAGTTACAGGCAAAACTTTTGAATGGTCAAGTTCAAATTCAAATATTGCCGATGTTGATCAAACAGGTAAAATTACACCTGTATCGCCCGGTATTACTTATGTCAGAGCCACTTGTGAGGGTATGTTTGATCAGGCAGAAGTTACGGTTTATCCTGATACTATGGTTTTTGTTACACCTATTTATGCCGAAATTGCGCAAGGTTCTTCATACCAATTTACTGCAAAAGCCTACAAAGCAAGCAGAACATTTCCGCTTGAAGAGTATAATGTAAATTTGTCTTGGATGATACCGGATTTCGGACCGGGGTTTGAAATGTTTGATATCGGAACTGTTGATAATACCGGGCTTGTTACTGTAAAAAATGATGCACTTATTGGTATGATGGGTTTTGTCTTTGCTTATGATCCGAATAATCTTAATTCTGTTGGTGCTTCAATGGTTATGGTTAAATTTGATTATTAA
- a CDS encoding nuclear transport factor 2 family protein, which produces MRNLIFLLILSFFACNTKTVVISEDDKTNQTQTINQFLNDWHKAATDSDLDAYFNKMSDDAIYLGTDASERWTKDKFYKFCKPYFDKGKTWDFKPKNRTVYFSENYKTAWFEETLDTWMGECRGSGVLLYKKKVWKIIHYNLAVAVPNDVIKEYIDLLSE; this is translated from the coding sequence ATGAGAAATCTAATTTTTTTGTTGATATTAAGCTTCTTCGCCTGCAACACAAAAACCGTTGTCATATCAGAAGATGACAAAACAAATCAAACACAAACTATAAATCAATTTCTTAATGATTGGCATAAAGCTGCCACAGATTCCGATTTAGATGCTTATTTTAATAAAATGTCAGATGATGCAATCTATCTCGGAACTGATGCAAGTGAGCGTTGGACTAAAGATAAATTCTATAAATTTTGTAAACCATATTTTGATAAAGGTAAAACTTGGGATTTTAAACCTAAAAACAGAACTGTCTATTTCAGTGAAAATTATAAAACGGCTTGGTTTGAAGAGACTTTGGATACTTGGATGGGAGAGTGCAGAGGATCAGGAGTTCTATTGTATAAGAAAAAGGTTTGGAAAATTATTCATTATAACTTGGCTGTTGCTGTTCCGAATGATGTTATTAAGGAATATATTGATTTGTTATCAGAATAA
- a CDS encoding HD domain-containing protein, whose product MKKAEIIQKTTTFVKQTLSEAEGAHDWWHIYRVWKNTQLILKIEKANPLICELAALLHDIADHKFNNGNESIGPQKARVFLNSLNIENEIIEGVIKIIENISFLGGNEKKDYQSPELDIVQDADRLDAIGAIGIARTFNYGGFKKREIYNPEIKPNLHMSKEEYKYNTAPTINHFYEKLLTLKDRMNTETGKKTAQNRHDFMELFLNQFYKEWEGKV is encoded by the coding sequence ATGAAAAAAGCAGAAATCATCCAAAAAACAACAACCTTCGTAAAACAAACCCTTTCAGAAGCTGAAGGAGCACACGATTGGTGGCATATATACAGAGTTTGGAAAAACACACAACTGATTTTAAAAATCGAAAAAGCAAATCCTTTAATTTGTGAACTTGCAGCATTATTGCATGATATTGCAGACCATAAATTTAATAACGGTAATGAAAGCATCGGGCCGCAAAAAGCAAGAGTTTTTCTTAATTCATTAAATATTGAAAATGAGATTATTGAGGGCGTAATAAAAATAATTGAAAATATTTCTTTTCTCGGCGGAAATGAAAAGAAGGACTATCAATCACCGGAACTTGATATTGTCCAAGATGCTGACAGGTTAGATGCAATAGGTGCAATAGGAATTGCTCGTACATTTAATTACGGAGGTTTCAAAAAAAGAGAGATTTATAACCCGGAAATAAAACCTAATTTGCACATGAGTAAAGAAGAATATAAATACAACACTGCACCGACAATTAATCATTTCTACGAAAAACTATTGACACTTAAAGACCGAATGAATACCGAAACCGGAAAAAAAACGGCACAAAACAGACATGATTTTATGGAACTGTTTCTTAATCAGTTTTATAAAGAGTGGGAGGGGAAAGTATAA
- a CDS encoding long-chain fatty acid--CoA ligase: MIKIEKPDNLVEHFEISTEKFKNNKLFGTKNKETGEYEWITYNDVRKRVDDFRGGLASINIKKGDPVAIIANNCVEWAVAAFASYGLGVRFVPMYENEIFKTWEYITNDADIKFLLVSNKEIYEQVKHFKDEISSLEHIYIIEDDSEASMEHLENIGKENQVTSIIPNVDDIAALIYTSGTTDDPKGVLLTHGNFVSNARAGFRRYSNLLNETSRSLSILPWAHSYGQTAELYNWFFAGGSIGFMESIDTLAEDLLKVQPTFLIAVPRVFNKIYDGIWAKMNEAGGIKKKLFKMSVNAAKKYREQKGNVGFGTKFKLKIGNKLVFSKIKTKFGGKLIASITASAKMNNEISYFFSDIGLPVYDCYGLSETSPAITMNSPELNKPGSVGSPLEFIEVRIDCSMIDDKSEDGEIQVKGPNLMVGYHNKPEATKEVFTEDGWFKTGDRGTIDKDGYVFITGRIKEQYKLENGKYVFPSALEEDIRLLPYVENVMIYGDEKPYNICIVIPDYAVLEKTAEILKMKTTVDQLIHSPIVQEFMSIEICKNLKGNYGNYEIPKKFIFTDENFTIENGMLTQTLKLKRRVVIEKYKEQIEELYQE; the protein is encoded by the coding sequence ATGATAAAAATAGAAAAACCGGATAATCTTGTTGAACATTTTGAAATATCAACTGAAAAATTCAAAAACAATAAGCTTTTCGGCACAAAAAATAAAGAAACAGGAGAATATGAATGGATAACTTATAATGATGTCAGAAAAAGAGTTGATGACTTCAGAGGCGGGCTGGCATCCATAAATATAAAAAAAGGAGATCCCGTAGCAATTATTGCAAATAATTGTGTAGAATGGGCAGTTGCAGCTTTTGCATCATATGGCCTCGGTGTTCGTTTTGTACCAATGTACGAAAACGAAATCTTTAAAACATGGGAATACATTACAAATGATGCTGATATAAAATTTTTATTAGTCTCAAACAAAGAGATTTATGAGCAAGTAAAACATTTTAAAGATGAAATTAGTTCTTTGGAACATATATATATTATTGAAGATGACAGTGAAGCAAGTATGGAACATCTTGAAAATATCGGTAAAGAAAATCAGGTTACTTCCATAATTCCGAATGTTGATGATATTGCTGCATTAATATATACTTCAGGGACAACTGATGATCCGAAAGGTGTCTTATTAACTCACGGAAATTTTGTTTCAAATGCAAGAGCAGGATTTCGAAGATACAGTAATTTATTGAATGAAACTTCAAGAAGTTTATCAATTCTTCCTTGGGCACACAGCTACGGACAAACAGCCGAGTTATACAACTGGTTTTTTGCAGGTGGTTCAATCGGTTTTATGGAAAGCATTGATACACTGGCAGAAGACTTGCTGAAAGTACAACCTACTTTTTTAATAGCTGTTCCTCGTGTTTTTAATAAGATTTATGACGGAATTTGGGCAAAAATGAATGAAGCCGGAGGCATTAAAAAGAAATTATTTAAGATGTCAGTTAATGCTGCAAAAAAATATCGTGAACAAAAAGGGAATGTTGGTTTCGGAACAAAATTTAAATTAAAAATCGGAAATAAACTTGTATTCTCTAAAATTAAAACAAAATTCGGCGGCAAATTAATTGCTTCCATTACTGCAAGTGCAAAAATGAATAATGAAATTTCTTATTTCTTTTCAGATATCGGACTGCCTGTTTATGACTGCTACGGTTTAAGTGAAACATCTCCGGCAATTACAATGAACAGCCCGGAATTAAACAAACCGGGAAGTGTAGGTTCACCTTTGGAATTTATTGAAGTAAGAATTGATTGCTCAATGATTGATGATAAAAGTGAAGACGGTGAAATACAAGTTAAAGGGCCGAATTTGATGGTAGGATACCATAATAAACCGGAAGCCACAAAAGAAGTTTTTACAGAAGACGGTTGGTTTAAAACAGGTGACAGAGGAACAATTGACAAAGATGGTTATGTTTTTATTACCGGAAGAATTAAAGAGCAGTATAAATTGGAAAACGGTAAATATGTTTTTCCTTCAGCACTGGAGGAAGATATTCGTTTATTGCCTTATGTTGAGAATGTTATGATATACGGCGATGAAAAACCATACAATATATGTATTGTAATTCCGGATTATGCTGTTTTAGAAAAGACTGCCGAAATATTAAAAATGAAAACTACTGTTGATCAATTAATTCATTCACCTATTGTTCAGGAATTTATGAGTATTGAAATTTGTAAGAATTTGAAAGGGAATTACGGTAACTATGAAATACCAAAAAAGTTTATCTTTACAGATGAAAATTTCACGATAGAAAACGGAATGTTAACACAAACCCTAAAACTTAAACGAAGAGTTGTTATTGAAAAATATAAAGAGCAAATTGAAGAGCTTTATCAAGAGTAA
- a CDS encoding tetratricopeptide repeat protein, translated as MKKILIIPIFSFFLLSGFSQNSNTADSLFNALKTSVTDTAKVNIFNELSWLYNKSDFEKAYEYADSALKISQKVSFKKGIAVSYTHKAYALIRMGKPDDALININKSLAIFEILQDNYKIAKSYATTAQIYYTKQDYKKAVDYTQKSIDLKQKNKIINDLEINYMILGVIYTEQGKYTEALEMFLKSNEYCEKNENENSIASNYNNIAIVYSNLNDEISAIEYYNKSLDIYKKLQNKHGELKIINNLAVIYEKNSNFSKAKEYYNKALKFSREINYPKGIAMTLSNLAGINIKEKNYNKAKENLNEANTLYSEMNDNYGIVNVNFLIGQLYYETGNYYTAVNYTKNAFDLASNLGLAETAHASALQLSNIYEDMSDYKKSLKYYKTYHNINDSIFNAENSGIIEEMKNKFSLENKEKELKIKNQKIELLEKQKKLGTIKNYALIIGIFLFLVIIVFIIIFFKSKIKRNNELAAKNKEIADTEKKILELDIKSNEFKANQLGHEIEYKNKELQNFAQYIVDKNEFIVKIQNDLKKVKKNISEKNSDSYLQSVLTEINNKVISERENEEFLAHVDQINSNFYYKLKEKYPEISENEQRLASLLKIGLLSKEIASILHITPKSVDTNRYRLRKKMNLNQDVNLNEFFKNL; from the coding sequence ATGAAAAAAATATTAATTATTCCAATATTTTCATTTTTCCTTTTGTCAGGTTTCTCACAAAACTCAAACACTGCTGACAGTTTGTTCAATGCACTAAAGACTTCTGTTACAGATACTGCAAAAGTTAATATTTTCAACGAATTAAGTTGGTTATATAATAAATCTGATTTTGAAAAAGCTTATGAGTATGCTGACAGTGCTTTAAAAATATCTCAAAAAGTATCTTTTAAGAAAGGAATTGCAGTTTCCTATACACATAAAGCATATGCGCTAATACGTATGGGAAAACCGGATGATGCATTAATAAATATAAATAAATCTCTTGCAATTTTTGAAATATTGCAGGATAATTATAAAATAGCTAAAAGCTATGCTACAACAGCACAAATCTATTACACAAAACAAGATTATAAAAAAGCTGTTGATTACACACAAAAATCTATTGATCTGAAACAAAAAAACAAAATAATTAATGACTTGGAGATAAACTATATGATATTGGGAGTTATTTATACTGAGCAAGGAAAATATACCGAAGCTCTTGAAATGTTTCTGAAATCTAATGAATATTGTGAAAAAAATGAAAATGAAAACAGCATTGCAAGTAATTACAATAATATTGCAATTGTATATAGTAATCTTAATGATGAAATATCTGCAATTGAATATTATAATAAATCGCTTGATATATACAAAAAATTACAAAACAAACACGGAGAGCTGAAAATTATAAATAATTTAGCTGTAATTTATGAGAAAAACAGCAATTTTTCTAAAGCAAAAGAATATTATAATAAGGCATTAAAATTTAGCCGCGAAATAAACTACCCCAAAGGAATTGCCATGACATTATCAAATCTTGCAGGCATTAATATTAAAGAAAAAAACTACAACAAAGCTAAAGAAAACTTAAATGAAGCAAATACATTATATTCAGAAATGAATGATAATTACGGAATTGTTAATGTTAATTTTTTAATCGGACAACTTTATTATGAAACAGGGAACTATTATACTGCCGTAAACTACACAAAAAATGCTTTTGATTTAGCGAGTAATCTCGGTTTGGCAGAAACTGCCCATGCATCAGCACTTCAGTTATCAAACATCTATGAAGATATGTCTGATTATAAAAAATCTCTCAAATATTATAAAACATATCATAATATTAATGACAGCATTTTTAATGCAGAAAATTCAGGGATTATTGAAGAAATGAAAAATAAATTTTCTTTGGAAAATAAAGAAAAGGAGTTAAAAATTAAAAATCAGAAAATTGAATTACTTGAAAAACAGAAAAAACTCGGAACTATAAAGAATTATGCATTAATCATCGGTATTTTCTTATTTTTAGTAATAATTGTTTTTATTATTATCTTCTTTAAAAGTAAAATAAAACGTAATAATGAACTTGCTGCTAAAAACAAAGAGATAGCAGATACAGAAAAAAAGATATTAGAATTAGATATTAAATCAAATGAATTTAAAGCAAATCAACTTGGACACGAAATCGAATATAAAAACAAAGAATTACAAAACTTTGCACAATATATTGTTGATAAAAATGAATTCATTGTAAAAATTCAAAATGATCTTAAAAAAGTAAAGAAAAATATTTCGGAAAAGAATTCAGACAGCTATTTACAATCAGTATTGACTGAAATAAATAACAAAGTAATATCAGAAAGAGAAAATGAAGAGTTCCTTGCTCATGTTGATCAAATAAACAGTAATTTTTACTATAAATTAAAGGAAAAGTATCCTGAAATATCAGAAAATGAACAAAGATTGGCTTCTTTATTAAAAATTGGTTTATTATCAAAAGAAATTGCTTCAATATTACATATAACACCAAAAAGCGTTGACACTAACAGATATCGCTTAAGAAAAAAGATGAATCTTAACCAAGATGTTAATCTTAATGAATTCTTTAAAAATTTGTAA